The following proteins are encoded in a genomic region of Maribacter hydrothermalis:
- a CDS encoding GMC oxidoreductase, whose translation MSKFYYNEEQESYDAIVVGTGISGGWAAKELCEAGLKTLVLERGRMVKHIDDYETANMDPWDFPNAGEPTKEIIEQQPKQNRTGYTTNQASNMWFVNDLKHPYNETKRFDWMRGYHLGGRSLQWGRQSYRLSDIDFEANKKEGIAVDWPVRYKDIAPWYDKVEEYIGVSGENLGLEQLPDGKFLPMMDLNCVEQEFRDKVAENFNGRVVTAGRTAHITGTKQFDGRSKCQFRNRCIRGCPFGAYFSSLSSTLPAAEATGNMTLRPDSIVHEVIYDPKTKKATGVKVIDANTKETFEFKAKVIFLCASAIASTSILMQSKSESFPNGMGNESDQLGRNIMDHQLQVGASGKFDGFEDKYYKGRKPSGIYIPRFRNLGGDSDRDYKRGFGYQGGASRGNWEESIAELSHGKDLKEAVLKPGGWTFGMMGFGEVLPYENNRFTLDYDKLDDWGLPTVTFDAELQENELKMRKDILDSAVEMLEKAGLKEVKGYDNESALGLGIHEMGTARMGRDRKTSVLNGNNQLHDVPNVYVTDGSFMTSASCVNPSLTYMAFTARAADHAVKELKKGNI comes from the coding sequence ATGAGCAAATTTTATTACAATGAAGAGCAAGAGTCCTATGATGCTATTGTTGTAGGAACAGGAATTAGTGGTGGTTGGGCCGCAAAAGAATTATGTGAGGCGGGTTTAAAAACGCTAGTTTTAGAACGCGGCAGAATGGTAAAGCACATAGATGATTATGAAACGGCAAATATGGACCCGTGGGATTTTCCAAATGCAGGTGAACCTACTAAAGAAATAATTGAACAACAACCTAAGCAAAACAGGACTGGTTATACTACAAATCAAGCCAGTAACATGTGGTTTGTAAATGATTTGAAGCACCCATATAACGAAACAAAAAGATTCGATTGGATGCGAGGGTATCACTTAGGTGGTCGTTCGTTACAATGGGGTCGTCAGAGTTATCGTCTAAGTGATATTGATTTTGAGGCAAATAAAAAAGAAGGAATTGCCGTTGATTGGCCTGTACGCTATAAAGATATTGCACCTTGGTACGATAAGGTTGAGGAATATATTGGTGTTAGTGGCGAAAATTTAGGACTTGAACAATTACCTGATGGTAAATTTTTACCAATGATGGACCTAAATTGTGTTGAACAAGAATTCCGCGATAAAGTTGCAGAAAATTTTAATGGCCGTGTAGTAACTGCTGGTAGAACAGCACATATTACAGGAACCAAGCAATTTGACGGAAGAAGTAAATGTCAATTTAGAAACAGATGTATTAGAGGGTGTCCTTTTGGAGCGTACTTTAGTAGTTTATCTTCAACATTACCAGCAGCTGAAGCTACAGGAAATATGACACTTAGACCAGATTCTATTGTTCATGAGGTGATCTATGACCCCAAAACAAAGAAAGCAACAGGTGTAAAAGTAATAGATGCTAATACCAAAGAAACTTTCGAGTTTAAGGCAAAAGTTATTTTCTTATGTGCTTCTGCAATTGCATCCACCTCTATTTTAATGCAGTCAAAATCTGAAAGTTTCCCTAATGGTATGGGTAATGAGTCTGATCAATTGGGCCGTAACATTATGGACCATCAACTTCAAGTAGGAGCTTCGGGAAAGTTCGATGGATTTGAAGATAAATATTACAAGGGGAGAAAACCAAGTGGAATCTACATTCCTAGATTTAGAAACTTAGGAGGAGATTCTGATAGAGATTATAAGAGAGGATTTGGATATCAAGGTGGAGCATCTAGAGGTAACTGGGAAGAATCCATTGCCGAATTATCTCATGGTAAAGACTTAAAAGAAGCAGTACTTAAACCAGGTGGATGGACTTTTGGTATGATGGGCTTTGGAGAAGTACTACCCTATGAAAACAACAGATTTACATTAGATTACGATAAATTAGATGACTGGGGATTACCTACAGTTACTTTTGATGCCGAGCTTCAAGAAAACGAACTTAAAATGCGCAAAGACATTTTAGATTCAGCTGTTGAAATGTTAGAAAAAGCCGGACTTAAAGAGGTTAAAGGCTATGATAATGAAAGTGCATTAGGTTTAGGAATCCATGAGATGGGAACCGCCCGCATGGGGAGAGACAGAAAAACATCTGTTTTAAACGGAAATAACCAGTTACATGATGTGCCAAATGTATATGTAACTGACGGGTCGTTTATGACTTCTGCTAGTTGCGTTAACCCATCATTAACTTATATGGCCTTTACGGCCAGAGCTGCTGACCATGCAGTTAAAGAACTTAAAAAAGGAAACATATAA
- a CDS encoding LytR/AlgR family response regulator transcription factor yields the protein MLRAVIVDDEIKAIQSLTWELTNFSDEINVIASFTNPNDALDYLEKNSPDCLFLDIEMPTMDGFQFIGKLINKNFPVIITTAYNQYALKAIKNEALDYLLKPIDTDDLEDTILKIKKFNNKNFSVEKLEKALLNFNSRAIHKRITLNTDGKLLFLESEEILYAESDGNYSTIYLTDGQKIVLTKKLKEVNELLPSDSFFRIHNSYIINLYKIKEFLKTDGYVVLKSNHKIPVSRQKKSDFLDLL from the coding sequence ATGTTACGAGCTGTTATTGTTGATGACGAAATAAAAGCTATTCAAAGTTTAACTTGGGAGCTTACAAATTTTAGTGACGAGATAAATGTAATAGCCTCGTTCACCAATCCAAATGATGCTTTAGATTACTTAGAAAAAAATTCTCCCGACTGTTTATTCTTAGATATTGAAATGCCAACAATGGATGGGTTCCAATTTATAGGAAAACTAATAAATAAAAATTTTCCCGTAATTATAACTACAGCATATAATCAATATGCCTTAAAAGCTATAAAAAATGAAGCGTTGGACTATCTGTTAAAACCAATAGATACAGATGATTTAGAAGATACTATTCTTAAAATTAAGAAATTTAATAATAAAAATTTTTCGGTAGAAAAATTAGAGAAAGCCCTTCTTAATTTTAACTCTAGGGCCATTCATAAAAGAATAACTCTTAATACAGACGGCAAATTGTTATTTCTTGAAAGTGAAGAAATACTATACGCAGAATCTGATGGTAATTATAGCACGATATATTTGACCGACGGACAAAAAATTGTACTCACTAAAAAACTTAAAGAAGTGAATGAATTATTACCTTCCGATTCTTTTTTCAGAATACATAATTCGTATATAATAAATTTATATAAAATTAAAGAATTTTTAAAAACCGATGGTTATGTGGTGCTAAAATCTAACCATAAAATACCTGTTTCTAGACAAAAGAAATCAGATTTTTTAGATTTGTTGTAA
- a CDS encoding tetratricopeptide repeat-containing sensor histidine kinase translates to MNKNHSIFNIFPTKVAIENKLNLLFLILYLLLHSAQSYSQSITPEFEKKTDSLIQAAPKTYAEIDKVLRPFRKDSTLIRYVNQKSEDKNYLSGQAYALNQLGRIYRDISEYQKALDLFQEALSISFEANSLEFRVYSLNMISVVYRRTDAIKSALDFSQEALELAETVVEPSIGLKRSINVSLNSIGNIYQMLEQYDLAIEKFERSMILEKELDNKLGLAINHQNLGECYEAQGMLEPALQNFRKSLVYNEIINSEKGKIICNYSIAHVYVHNGKINEAVLLLQTNLKKAQKLGDQKIVTTILINLGWALTRFGDYSAAETNLENGLSLAKKYNLNAEIAEANKFLSELWIKKDDYQKGMSYFKESKKYEDRITNSLNLRYVNDMILRYESQMRTNQLKRLAEENESVRLKLRKNKTILIIIGVFLVLLIGILYILYRQSQLNAEKKLLTLEQSMLRSQMNPHFLFNSLNSIKLYIINNEKKNAVHYLNKFSKLVRKILEASSQREISLAEELETVALYMNIENIRFSNEINFNVHIKDDINTHNIKIPSLILQPFLENALWHGLSSKDGIKNIDLEIKKGKNEFIEIIITDNGVGREAAEKIKDGKVLKRKSVGIDITKERLANFSRDYENFFHVEIIDKFDDETNPIGTQIIIYIPTI, encoded by the coding sequence ATGAATAAAAACCACAGTATATTTAATATTTTTCCTACAAAAGTTGCTATTGAAAACAAGTTGAATCTATTGTTTTTAATACTTTACTTATTACTTCATTCGGCGCAAAGTTATTCTCAATCAATAACACCAGAATTTGAAAAGAAAACAGATAGTCTAATACAAGCTGCCCCTAAAACATACGCGGAAATTGATAAAGTTCTTCGACCATTTAGAAAGGACAGTACTTTAATACGCTATGTAAATCAAAAATCAGAAGATAAGAATTACTTAAGCGGTCAAGCTTATGCTTTAAATCAATTAGGTAGAATATATCGTGATATTTCTGAATATCAAAAAGCCCTAGACTTATTTCAAGAAGCATTGTCAATATCGTTCGAGGCCAACAGTCTTGAATTCAGAGTCTATAGTCTAAACATGATTAGCGTTGTATATAGAAGAACTGACGCCATAAAATCTGCGCTAGATTTTAGTCAAGAAGCATTAGAATTAGCGGAAACAGTAGTTGAGCCAAGTATAGGGCTAAAACGTAGTATAAATGTTTCGTTAAATAGTATTGGTAATATTTATCAAATGCTTGAACAATACGATTTGGCTATAGAAAAATTTGAACGTTCCATGATTCTTGAAAAAGAATTGGATAACAAACTTGGCCTAGCCATTAATCATCAAAATTTAGGCGAATGTTACGAAGCCCAAGGAATGCTAGAACCTGCGCTTCAAAATTTTAGAAAATCTTTAGTCTATAATGAAATCATCAATTCCGAAAAAGGAAAAATTATTTGTAATTATAGTATTGCTCATGTTTATGTACATAATGGTAAAATAAATGAAGCTGTTTTACTGTTACAAACAAACCTAAAAAAAGCTCAAAAATTAGGAGATCAAAAAATAGTTACTACTATTTTAATTAACCTTGGTTGGGCCTTAACCAGATTTGGGGATTATAGTGCTGCAGAAACCAATTTAGAAAACGGTTTATCCTTAGCTAAAAAATATAATCTTAACGCTGAAATTGCAGAGGCAAATAAGTTCTTATCCGAACTTTGGATTAAAAAGGATGATTACCAAAAAGGTATGAGCTATTTTAAAGAATCTAAAAAGTATGAGGATCGTATTACCAACTCTCTAAACTTGCGCTATGTAAACGACATGATATTAAGATACGAGTCTCAAATGAGAACAAATCAACTTAAGAGACTAGCCGAAGAAAATGAATCTGTCCGTTTAAAACTTAGAAAAAACAAAACTATATTAATCATCATTGGCGTTTTCTTAGTGCTACTCATAGGCATTTTGTACATATTATACAGACAAAGTCAATTGAATGCTGAAAAGAAACTACTAACACTTGAACAAAGTATGTTGCGTAGTCAAATGAATCCTCATTTTCTATTTAATTCATTAAACTCTATTAAGCTATACATTATAAATAATGAAAAGAAAAATGCGGTTCATTATCTAAACAAATTCTCCAAATTAGTTCGCAAAATACTAGAAGCATCTTCTCAACGAGAAATATCATTAGCAGAAGAATTAGAAACAGTAGCGCTTTACATGAACATTGAGAATATAAGATTCTCTAACGAAATTAATTTTAACGTACACATAAAAGATGATATAAATACGCATAACATAAAAATACCTTCCTTAATATTACAGCCTTTTTTAGAAAATGCCTTATGGCATGGCTTATCATCTAAAGATGGTATTAAGAATATAGACTTAGAAATAAAGAAAGGAAAAAACGAATTTATTGAAATAATAATCACCGATAACGGCGTAGGCAGGGAAGCTGCTGAAAAGATAAAAGACGGAAAAGTTTTAAAAAGAAAATCGGTCGGTATTGATATAACTAAAGAGCGCTTGGCTAATTTTTCTAGGGATTACGAGAACTTTTTTCATGTAGAAATTATAGATAAATTCGATGATGAAACTAACCCTATAGGCACACAAATAATTATCTATATCCCAACTATTTAA
- a CDS encoding ribonucleoside-diphosphate reductase subunit alpha: protein MYVVKRDGRKELIMFDKITARVRKLCYGLNGLVDPLKVAMRVIEGLYDGVTTSELDNLAAEIAATMTTTHPDYAKLAARISVSNLHKNTKKSFSETMNDLYTYVNPRTGKKAPLLSDEVHKVISENSEKLDSTIIYNRDFGYDYFGFKTLERSYLLKLNGKIAERPQHMLMRVSVGIHLDDLDAAIETYELMSKKYFTHATPTLFNSGTPKPQMSSCFLLAMKDDSIEGIYDTLKQTAKISQSAGGIGLSIHNIRATGSYIAGTNGTSNGIVPMLQVFNDTARYVDQGGGKRKGSFAIYMEPWHADIFEFLDLKKNHGKEEMRARDLFYAMWISDLFMRRVEANEDWTLMCPNECPNLYNKHSEEFEKLYLTYEKEGKGRKKVKARDLWEKILESQIETGTPYMLYKDAANRKSNQKNLGTIRSSNLCTEIMEYTSPDEVAVCNLASIALPMFIKNNEFDHKELFRVTKRVTRNLNKVIDRNYYPVKEAENSNMRHRPIGLGVQGLADAFIMLRMPFTSDEAKKLNQEIFETLYFAAVTASMEMAKEEGAYSTFEGSPMSQGEFQHNMWGIKDNELSGRWDWDKLRKEVQTNGVLNSLLVAPMPTASTSQILGNNECFEPYTSNIYTRRVLSGEFIVVNKHLLEDLVGLGMWNENMKQELMRANGSIQHIETIPQDIRDLYKTVWELSMKDIIDMSRHRGYFIDQSQSLNLFMENANYSKLTSMHFYAWKSGLKTGMYYLRTKAAVDAIKFTLDNSKKKEILAEETVTKEVITASTVESVKSNAEIVSKPLPQAELDIKPMSPQEMKEMIARAKEGQADDDCLMCGS, encoded by the coding sequence ATGTATGTAGTTAAAAGAGATGGAAGAAAGGAGTTGATCATGTTTGACAAGATCACCGCTAGAGTACGAAAATTATGTTACGGTCTAAACGGACTTGTAGATCCATTAAAAGTAGCTATGCGCGTAATCGAAGGGCTTTATGACGGGGTTACAACTTCAGAATTAGACAATCTTGCTGCGGAAATAGCGGCTACGATGACTACTACACACCCAGATTATGCCAAATTAGCTGCTCGTATTTCTGTTTCAAACCTGCATAAGAATACCAAAAAGTCATTTTCTGAAACAATGAATGATTTGTATACTTATGTAAATCCAAGAACAGGTAAAAAAGCACCTTTATTATCAGATGAAGTCCATAAGGTAATTTCTGAAAATTCAGAAAAATTAGATTCTACTATTATATATAACCGAGATTTTGGCTACGATTATTTCGGTTTTAAAACATTAGAACGCTCTTACCTTTTAAAATTGAACGGCAAAATTGCTGAAAGACCACAGCATATGTTAATGCGAGTATCTGTGGGTATTCATTTAGACGATTTAGATGCTGCAATTGAAACCTATGAATTAATGTCTAAAAAGTATTTTACACATGCTACTCCGACATTATTCAACTCTGGCACACCTAAACCTCAAATGTCTTCTTGTTTTCTTTTAGCTATGAAAGATGACAGTATTGAAGGTATTTACGACACCTTAAAACAAACAGCTAAGATTTCTCAATCAGCAGGAGGTATAGGTTTATCTATTCATAATATTAGAGCTACAGGTTCTTATATCGCGGGAACAAATGGTACCTCTAACGGCATTGTTCCAATGCTTCAGGTGTTTAATGATACAGCTCGTTATGTTGATCAAGGTGGTGGAAAGCGTAAAGGAAGTTTTGCTATTTATATGGAGCCTTGGCATGCTGATATTTTTGAGTTCCTAGATCTCAAGAAAAATCACGGTAAAGAGGAAATGCGCGCAAGAGATTTATTTTACGCCATGTGGATATCCGATTTGTTCATGAGAAGGGTAGAAGCAAATGAAGATTGGACACTTATGTGTCCCAATGAATGTCCAAACTTATATAATAAACATAGTGAGGAATTCGAAAAGCTATATCTTACCTATGAAAAAGAAGGTAAAGGACGTAAAAAAGTTAAAGCTAGAGATTTGTGGGAGAAAATATTAGAATCTCAAATTGAAACTGGTACACCATACATGCTGTATAAGGATGCAGCAAACCGTAAGAGTAATCAGAAGAATCTAGGTACAATTCGTTCATCAAATTTATGTACCGAAATAATGGAATATACTTCGCCAGATGAGGTTGCTGTGTGTAATTTAGCCTCTATTGCATTACCTATGTTTATTAAGAACAATGAATTTGATCATAAGGAATTGTTTAGGGTTACAAAACGCGTAACTAGAAATTTAAATAAGGTAATTGATAGAAATTATTATCCTGTTAAAGAAGCTGAAAATTCTAATATGCGCCACAGACCAATTGGTCTTGGCGTACAAGGTTTGGCAGATGCGTTTATAATGTTACGAATGCCATTTACCAGTGATGAGGCTAAAAAGTTGAATCAAGAGATTTTTGAAACATTATATTTTGCTGCTGTAACAGCTTCTATGGAAATGGCAAAGGAAGAAGGAGCCTATTCAACTTTTGAAGGTTCACCCATGTCTCAAGGAGAATTTCAACATAATATGTGGGGAATAAAGGATAATGAATTATCTGGAAGATGGGACTGGGATAAACTAAGAAAAGAAGTGCAAACTAATGGTGTTCTTAATTCTCTTTTAGTTGCACCAATGCCAACAGCTTCTACATCCCAGATTTTAGGAAATAACGAATGTTTTGAGCCTTATACCTCTAATATTTATACGCGACGTGTGCTTTCAGGTGAATTTATAGTCGTTAATAAACACCTTTTAGAAGATTTAGTTGGACTTGGAATGTGGAATGAAAATATGAAGCAAGAATTAATGCGTGCTAATGGTTCTATTCAACATATTGAAACTATCCCTCAAGATATAAGAGATTTATATAAGACAGTTTGGGAACTTAGCATGAAAGATATTATTGATATGTCTAGGCACAGAGGATATTTCATAGACCAAAGTCAGTCTTTGAATTTATTCATGGAAAACGCAAACTATTCTAAGTTGACATCTATGCACTTTTATGCATGGAAAAGCGGTCTTAAAACAGGAATGTATTATTTACGTACCAAAGCTGCAGTAGATGCAATTAAGTTTACGTTAGATAATTCTAAGAAAAAGGAAATTCTGGCCGAGGAAACAGTTACAAAAGAAGTTATTACTGCCTCGACAGTTGAAAGTGTAAAAAGTAACGCAGAAATCGTTTCTAAGCCCTTGCCACAAGCTGAATTGGATATAAAACCAATGTCACCCCAAGAAATGAAAGAAATGATTGCTAGAGCCAAAGAAGGCCAAGCTGATGATGATTGCTTAATGTGCGGTTCTTAA
- a CDS encoding gluconate 2-dehydrogenase subunit 3 family protein codes for MDRRRVLKNMGMSLGYMVATPTLLSIVQSCKSEPALTWTPEFLAQNEGVVLSKLVDIILPKTDTPSASEVQVDIFIDKFAKDVMEKEQQDFFKMSMGRFIDKALADSGKENANDLTVEDLEPVLATSLKYTKDQQAEMFETINSYTEAIAEGQTSTLDDDTTRFAFANNLRGMTIWGYKASEYVGEEVLAYLPVPGEYVPCGDMQELTGGKAWSL; via the coding sequence ATGGATAGAAGACGTGTATTAAAAAATATGGGAATGTCACTTGGATATATGGTGGCCACACCAACCTTGTTATCAATTGTTCAAAGTTGTAAGAGTGAACCAGCCTTAACTTGGACTCCAGAATTTTTGGCTCAAAATGAAGGTGTAGTACTTTCTAAGTTGGTAGATATTATTTTACCAAAAACAGATACTCCTTCTGCTTCAGAAGTACAGGTTGATATTTTTATTGACAAGTTTGCTAAAGACGTTATGGAGAAAGAGCAACAAGACTTCTTTAAAATGTCTATGGGCAGGTTTATAGATAAAGCCTTAGCTGATTCTGGCAAAGAAAATGCGAACGACTTAACTGTAGAAGATTTAGAACCTGTTTTAGCGACTTCCTTAAAGTATACAAAGGATCAACAAGCCGAAATGTTCGAAACTATAAATAGTTATACAGAAGCTATAGCTGAAGGACAAACCTCAACTTTAGACGATGATACAACCAGATTCGCTTTCGCCAATAACTTAAGAGGAATGACCATTTGGGGCTATAAGGCTTCTGAATACGTTGGTGAAGAGGTTTTAGCTTATTTACCAGTTCCTGGGGAGTATGTTCCATGTGGAGATATGCAGGAGCTTACAGGTGGTAAGGCATGGTCCTTATAA
- a CDS encoding ribonucleotide-diphosphate reductase subunit beta: protein MSTALEPILEANDDRFVIFPIKHDDLWEWYKKCEACFWTAEEIDLHEDLTDWNNKLNDDERYFIKHILAFFAASDGIVNENLAENFVSEVQYAEAKFFYGFQIMMENIHSETYSLLIDTYVKDEKEKNILFKALENFPAIKKKADWALNWIESPSFAERLIAFAAVEGIFFSGAFCSIFWLKKRGLMPGLTFSNELISRDEGMHCDYAVHLHNKHLMNKVPKERIKEILTDALEIEREFITESLPVSLIGMNSKLMTQYLEFVTDRLLVELECDRVYNSSNPFDFMDMISLQGKTNFFEKRVSEYQKAGVLNVDKDEDSQKISFDADF from the coding sequence ATGTCCACAGCCTTAGAGCCAATTTTGGAAGCAAACGATGACCGCTTTGTTATTTTCCCAATTAAACATGATGATCTCTGGGAATGGTATAAAAAATGCGAGGCATGTTTTTGGACCGCTGAAGAAATTGACCTTCATGAAGATTTAACTGATTGGAATAATAAGTTAAACGATGATGAGCGTTACTTTATAAAACATATACTGGCATTTTTTGCGGCTTCAGACGGTATTGTCAATGAAAATTTAGCAGAAAATTTTGTAAGCGAAGTACAGTATGCCGAAGCAAAATTCTTCTATGGATTTCAAATTATGATGGAGAATATTCACTCTGAAACATATTCCCTATTAATTGACACTTATGTAAAAGATGAAAAAGAAAAAAATATACTTTTTAAAGCGTTAGAAAATTTTCCTGCAATTAAAAAGAAAGCCGATTGGGCGTTAAACTGGATTGAATCACCAAGTTTTGCAGAGCGCTTAATTGCTTTTGCGGCTGTGGAAGGTATTTTCTTCTCGGGTGCTTTCTGTTCTATTTTTTGGTTAAAGAAAAGAGGTTTAATGCCAGGATTAACATTTTCTAATGAACTAATATCAAGAGACGAAGGTATGCACTGTGATTATGCTGTTCATTTACATAACAAGCATTTAATGAATAAGGTGCCTAAAGAACGTATAAAAGAAATCTTAACCGATGCTTTAGAAATAGAACGTGAGTTTATTACTGAGTCTTTACCTGTAAGTTTAATTGGTATGAATTCAAAGCTAATGACCCAGTATTTAGAGTTTGTAACTGATCGTCTTTTAGTTGAGCTGGAATGTGATCGTGTATATAACTCATCTAATCCTTTCGACTTTATGGATATGATTTCATTACAGGGTAAAACCAACTTCTTTGAAAAACGGGTTTCGGAATACCAAAAAGCAGGTGTTTTAAATGTAGACAAAGACGAAGATTCCCAAAAAATTAGTTTTGACGCTGATTTCTAA
- a CDS encoding hydroxypyruvate isomerase family protein codes for MKRRSFIQKSALTTGAISIGSSLSYANTFSNNKNAYNYNLKYAPHLGMFKHHAGDNPIDQLNFMADEGFTAFEDNEMRKRPIEIQKKMAATMYKRGLEMGVFVAHEIYWTAPNLASGDEDKRNEFLNYIKDSIDVAKRVNAKWMTVVPGHADLKLRVGYQTANVVETLKQASALLEPHGIVMVLEPLNFRNHPGLFLTDSPQAFEICKAVNSPSCKILFDIYHQQIQEGNIIPNMESSWDEIAYIQIGDNPGRNEPTTGEINYRNVFKWIHNKGFNGILGMEHGNSREGKEGERAVINAYQKVDDFI; via the coding sequence ATGAAAAGAAGAAGTTTTATTCAAAAATCTGCGCTAACCACAGGCGCAATTTCGATAGGAAGCTCATTAAGTTACGCCAACACCTTCTCCAATAACAAGAATGCCTATAATTACAATTTAAAGTATGCACCACATTTGGGCATGTTTAAACATCATGCAGGTGACAACCCTATTGACCAACTAAATTTTATGGCTGACGAAGGTTTCACAGCATTTGAAGATAATGAAATGCGTAAACGGCCTATAGAAATACAGAAGAAAATGGCAGCAACCATGTATAAACGTGGTTTAGAAATGGGTGTTTTCGTTGCCCACGAAATATATTGGACTGCTCCAAACTTGGCTTCGGGCGATGAAGACAAACGCAACGAATTTTTAAACTACATTAAAGATTCCATTGATGTGGCTAAACGAGTTAATGCTAAGTGGATGACAGTTGTACCGGGCCATGCAGATCTAAAATTAAGAGTAGGGTACCAAACAGCTAACGTTGTTGAAACTCTTAAACAAGCATCGGCATTATTAGAACCACACGGAATTGTTATGGTTTTAGAACCTTTAAATTTTAGAAACCATCCAGGCTTATTCTTGACCGACTCGCCACAGGCATTTGAAATTTGTAAAGCAGTTAATTCACCGTCTTGTAAAATTCTATTCGATATATATCATCAACAAATACAGGAAGGAAACATAATCCCCAATATGGAATCCTCATGGGATGAGATAGCCTACATACAAATAGGAGATAATCCTGGAAGAAATGAACCAACTACGGGAGAAATAAATTACCGCAATGTATTTAAATGGATTCATAATAAAGGATTTAATGGAATACTGGGTATGGAACATGGTAACTCTCGGGAAGGAAAAGAAGGGGAACGTGCGGTAATAAATGCCTATCAGAAAGTAGATGATTTTATTTAA
- a CDS encoding DUF3109 family protein — protein sequence MFQLGKTIVSEEIIERDFVCNLNACKGGCCVDGEAGAPVEDSETEIMVDIYAKVKPFLRPEGIKVIEEQGAFVKGEDGEWETPLVNGSECAYVIFDDRKIAKCGIEEAYNQGKIKWKKPVSCHLYPVRVKEYTELTAVNYHKWQICDPACALGDELKVPVYRFVKEALIRKFGDDWYKELEVVAKDHLK from the coding sequence ATGTTTCAATTAGGAAAAACTATTGTATCAGAAGAGATTATAGAAAGGGATTTTGTTTGTAATCTTAACGCTTGTAAAGGGGGGTGCTGTGTTGATGGGGAGGCCGGCGCACCAGTTGAAGATTCTGAAACGGAGATAATGGTCGATATTTACGCTAAGGTAAAACCATTTCTACGACCCGAAGGTATTAAGGTAATTGAAGAACAAGGAGCATTTGTTAAAGGCGAAGATGGGGAATGGGAAACTCCTTTAGTAAACGGTAGTGAATGTGCTTATGTAATTTTTGATGACCGTAAAATTGCCAAATGCGGTATTGAGGAAGCTTATAATCAAGGTAAAATAAAGTGGAAAAAACCAGTTTCATGTCATTTATACCCAGTAAGAGTTAAGGAGTATACAGAACTAACCGCTGTAAATTATCATAAATGGCAAATTTGTGATCCTGCCTGTGCCTTAGGTGACGAATTGAAAGTACCAGTTTATAGGTTTGTTAAGGAGGCTTTAATAAGAAAATTTGGTGATGATTGGTACAAGGAATTGGAAGTAGTCGCTAAGGACCATCTTAAATAG